The proteins below are encoded in one region of Clostridium fermenticellae:
- a CDS encoding DUF3841 domain-containing protein, which yields MRSITVWTKQNENVIKELEETGRYVVKKEYILQDLGECAPLVLEAYDWLVENTLNVTKKPDDAEYPVWVSFMRQTTMLPSTGTIILELAVEPSIITSVNINKWGAILNYSYIPKDKQDAKRHHQVLEQYGVSDAKAYMSQFYPQIKREIIASWKRLFDNSILLGNSESYGNIWEVKKEWVTRIIQ from the coding sequence ATGAGAAGCATAACCGTTTGGACGAAGCAAAATGAAAACGTTATTAAAGAACTTGAAGAAACCGGCAGATATGTTGTAAAAAAGGAATACATTCTCCAGGATTTAGGCGAATGTGCACCTTTGGTACTTGAAGCATATGATTGGTTGGTAGAAAATACTTTAAATGTCACTAAAAAGCCTGACGATGCGGAATATCCTGTATGGGTGTCTTTCATGAGACAAACCACTATGCTTCCTAGTACGGGAACGATTATATTGGAGCTTGCAGTGGAGCCTTCTATTATTACATCAGTTAATATCAATAAGTGGGGAGCAATTCTCAATTATTCCTATATACCCAAGGACAAGCAAGATGCAAAACGTCACCATCAGGTTCTGGAGCAATATGGCGTAAGTGATGCCAAAGCCTATATGTCTCAGTTTTATCCGCAAATTAAACGTGAGATCATTGCAAGTTGGAAACGGTTATTTGACAATTCTATTCTTCTTGGCAATAGCGAAAGCTATGGGAATATATGGGAGGTTAAAAAGGAATGGGTGACTCGAATCATACAGTAA
- a CDS encoding TetR/AcrR family transcriptional regulator has protein sequence MPKDTFKNLNADKKQRIFDAAVQEFSTCSFSDASINQIIKTAGIPRGSFYQYFNDKEDLYLYMIEEISNQKKKLIPERVSNPDDDFFETFIQKTKDSLELGKAKPEYTKIGMLMQMDNSEFIAKFRTASIEKYRKQLKHNKECGLIRQEVNTDIVLDMLFSYTLEEYFKSGFDENEYLKKVIDAINIIKEGIKINKD, from the coding sequence GTGCCAAAAGATACTTTTAAAAATTTAAATGCAGATAAAAAGCAAAGAATTTTTGATGCAGCTGTACAGGAATTTTCTACTTGTTCTTTCAGTGATGCATCTATTAATCAGATTATTAAAACAGCAGGAATACCCCGTGGAAGTTTTTATCAATACTTTAATGATAAAGAAGACCTCTACTTATATATGATAGAAGAAATTTCAAATCAAAAGAAAAAGCTTATCCCTGAAAGAGTTTCAAATCCAGATGATGATTTTTTTGAAACTTTTATACAAAAAACTAAAGATTCACTTGAATTAGGTAAAGCTAAACCTGAATACACCAAGATAGGCATGCTTATGCAAATGGATAACTCTGAATTTATTGCTAAATTTCGTACTGCTTCCATTGAAAAGTATAGAAAACAACTAAAACATAATAAGGAATGCGGGCTTATAAGGCAGGAAGTTAATACTGATATAGTTTTGGATATGCTTTTCTCATATACCTTGGAGGAATATTTTAAAAGTGGCTTTGATGAAAATGAGTATTTAAAAAAGGTTATCGATGCCATTAATATAATCAAAGAAGGAATCAAAATAAATAAGGACTAA
- the ppsA gene encoding phosphoenolpyruvate synthase, whose translation MNPYVLDFQYIDKTKLAIVGGKGANLGELSRIDGIIVPEGFCVTTEAYKKIIRNSSEFNSLLNELSLLNTSDIEKISEISGKIRKVIEDITIPKDIDDEITFHLSKLGERNAYAVRSSATAEDLPTASFAGQQDTYLNIMGKPSILKHISKCWASLFTDRAVIYRMQNDFDHSKVQLSVVIQKMVFPQAAGIMFTADPITSNRKIVSIDASFGLGEALVSGLVNSDIYKVQENKIIDKKISSKKLAIYALKEGGTEEREIEGERQNIQTLTDDQILQLEQMARKIESYFGRPQDIEWCLYDDKFYVVQSRPITTLYPSPQVNDNENHVYLSFAHRQMMTEAMKPLGLSFFQIFFKQFGIQTNMPVIGGRLYMDISHDLASPIARKLFISGLDKVDVLMKSSLINLQKRKEYLKSLPKGKTSLNVEGGILSFGIQMIKEYLRNDPSFVEKSVAENQLLLKNKEKIFSSISGEELFDLIVKGMKDIKAAMFKVYGAYFAGSYASDWINKNMKKWLGEKSVADILAQSVSNNVTSEMGLELLDVADVIRQYPAVIEYLENAKRETFFEDLSKIDGGNIVSDSIHNYLKKYGMRCSGEIDITRTRWNEDPMLLVPLILSNIKNFEPNAHSDKFEQGLVEARQKEAEILSRLKLLPGGNRKLKKTKKVISVLRNFGGYREYNKYLLICYFWIVKQALLKEAETLKQDDVIKDIDDIYYLTFDELEEAVKTKHVDYSIITKRREEYKIYRKFTPPRIMTSDGEIISGEYDTGNMPKGAIAGTPVSSGIVEGRARVILNMDEAKIEEGDILITKFTDPSWTPIFVLVKGLVTEIGGMMTHGAVVAREYGLPAVAGVDDATKLIKDGQRIRINGTEGYIEIL comes from the coding sequence ATGAATCCATATGTACTTGATTTTCAATATATTGATAAAACAAAACTTGCAATTGTTGGAGGTAAGGGCGCTAACCTTGGTGAGTTATCTAGAATTGATGGAATAATTGTACCAGAAGGTTTTTGTGTTACCACTGAAGCCTATAAAAAGATAATTAGAAATAGTAGTGAATTTAATTCATTACTAAATGAATTATCTCTTTTAAATACTAGTGATATAGAAAAAATCAGTGAAATCAGTGGAAAGATTCGTAAAGTTATTGAAGATATAACAATTCCTAAAGACATAGATGATGAAATAACCTTTCATCTTTCAAAGCTTGGCGAAAGAAATGCTTATGCTGTACGTTCTAGTGCTACAGCAGAGGATTTACCAACAGCTTCATTTGCAGGGCAACAAGATACGTATTTAAATATTATGGGAAAACCTTCTATTCTTAAGCATATAAGTAAGTGCTGGGCATCACTATTTACAGATAGAGCTGTAATCTACCGTATGCAAAATGACTTTGACCATAGCAAGGTTCAGTTATCTGTAGTTATTCAAAAAATGGTGTTTCCTCAAGCTGCAGGAATTATGTTTACAGCTGATCCTATTACATCTAATAGAAAGATAGTATCTATTGATGCCAGCTTTGGGCTTGGTGAAGCTTTGGTTTCCGGACTTGTGAATTCTGATATTTATAAAGTGCAGGAAAATAAAATTATTGATAAAAAAATATCTTCTAAAAAACTTGCAATTTATGCATTAAAAGAAGGCGGTACTGAAGAAAGAGAAATTGAAGGCGAGCGCCAAAATATTCAGACACTGACAGATGATCAAATTTTGCAGCTTGAGCAGATGGCTAGAAAGATTGAGTCCTATTTTGGTCGTCCACAGGATATTGAATGGTGCCTTTATGATGATAAGTTCTATGTTGTTCAAAGTCGTCCAATTACTACTTTATATCCTTCACCACAAGTTAATGATAATGAAAACCATGTTTATTTATCCTTTGCTCATAGACAAATGATGACAGAAGCCATGAAACCATTAGGTTTAAGTTTCTTCCAAATATTCTTTAAACAATTTGGAATACAAACAAATATGCCTGTGATAGGCGGAAGATTGTATATGGATATATCCCATGATCTTGCTTCACCAATAGCAAGAAAGCTTTTTATCAGTGGTTTAGACAAGGTAGATGTTTTGATGAAGAGTTCACTTATAAATCTTCAAAAACGAAAAGAATACCTTAAATCGCTTCCTAAAGGAAAGACATCTTTGAATGTAGAAGGAGGTATCCTATCTTTTGGAATTCAGATGATAAAAGAATATCTCAGAAATGATCCATCTTTTGTTGAAAAATCTGTAGCTGAAAATCAATTACTGCTTAAGAATAAAGAAAAGATATTTTCTTCTATTTCTGGAGAAGAGCTCTTTGATCTCATTGTAAAGGGCATGAAAGATATAAAGGCTGCTATGTTTAAAGTCTATGGAGCTTATTTTGCAGGATCTTATGCCTCTGACTGGATAAACAAAAATATGAAGAAATGGCTTGGTGAAAAAAGTGTAGCAGATATCCTAGCTCAATCTGTATCAAATAACGTTACTTCCGAAATGGGATTAGAGCTCCTTGATGTAGCAGATGTAATAAGACAGTATCCAGCTGTAATTGAATATCTTGAGAATGCAAAAAGAGAAACTTTCTTTGAAGACTTAAGTAAAATAGATGGAGGTAATATTGTCAGCGATTCTATTCACAATTATCTTAAAAAATATGGTATGCGCTGCTCTGGAGAAATTGATATTACCAGAACAAGATGGAACGAAGACCCAATGCTTCTTGTTCCACTAATACTAAGCAATATAAAGAATTTTGAACCTAATGCCCACAGTGATAAATTTGAACAAGGACTTGTTGAAGCCAGGCAAAAAGAAGCTGAAATATTAAGCCGCTTGAAGCTGCTGCCTGGTGGTAATAGGAAGTTAAAAAAGACAAAGAAAGTCATAAGTGTTTTACGTAATTTTGGTGGCTATAGAGAGTACAATAAATATCTTTTAATATGTTATTTCTGGATCGTAAAACAGGCATTACTCAAAGAAGCCGAAACCTTAAAACAAGATGATGTAATCAAAGACATAGATGATATATATTATCTAACCTTTGATGAACTTGAAGAAGCAGTTAAAACAAAACATGTTGACTACAGCATCATAACTAAGAGAAGAGAAGAATACAAAATTTATAGGAAATTTACACCACCTCGTATAATGACTTCTGATGGAGAAATAATTTCAGGCGAATACGATACAGGTAATATGCCAAAAGGAGCAATAGCTGGGACACCTGTTTCTTCTGGTATTGTTGAAGGGCGAGCTAGAGTTATTTTAAATATGGATGAAGCAAAAATAGAGGAAGGCGATATTTTAATTACAAAATTCACCGATCCAAGCTGGACACCAATCTTTGTTCTTGTTAAAGGCTTGGTAACAGAAATAGGTGGAATGATGACTCACGGCGCTGTTGTTGCAAGAGAATATGGTCTTCCTGCAGTAGCAGGTGTAGATGACGCTACTAAACTTATTAAGGATGGCCAAAGAATTAGAATAAATGGAACTGAAGGCTATATAGAAATATTATAA
- a CDS encoding MFS transporter, whose product MKREKKIANTNLILLLLGGMISDTGSGIQMIIIPLYIIDVGGSAATVGLFSFLSLVPLLISYLFAGVIGDRLNRKTIMVATDIASAAAILGLTFAAYTDKINLILLLTVQVIVSLLNGLFDPATKGMLPQLVAPKKLTQANSTLTSLRTLSGLLSPILGVILYEKLGITYIFLINETSFLLSGGCSMLIKYKHVKRESAAGVQGYISDLSLGIKFVLDNKIISKLCTFFLLIYDIVQPIFTVGITSIFQNSAYVF is encoded by the coding sequence ATGAAAAGAGAAAAGAAAATTGCTAATACAAATCTCATATTGTTATTACTTGGAGGGATGATATCCGATACTGGATCAGGAATTCAAATGATAATTATCCCATTATATATAATTGATGTAGGCGGTTCAGCAGCTACCGTGGGATTGTTCTCCTTCTTGTCTTTAGTGCCTCTTCTTATATCTTATCTCTTTGCTGGAGTAATCGGAGACAGGCTAAATAGGAAGACTATAATGGTGGCAACCGATATTGCTAGCGCTGCAGCAATACTTGGACTTACTTTTGCTGCATATACTGATAAAATCAACTTAATTTTATTGCTAACTGTGCAGGTAATTGTTTCTTTACTCAACGGTCTGTTTGACCCGGCGACAAAAGGTATGCTTCCACAACTTGTGGCTCCCAAAAAACTTACACAAGCCAATTCCACTCTTACCTCTTTAAGAACATTATCTGGTTTGCTAAGTCCTATTCTTGGTGTTATATTATATGAAAAGCTTGGTATTACTTATATATTTCTCATTAATGAAACCTCTTTTTTACTATCAGGAGGCTGCTCCATGTTAATTAAGTATAAGCATGTTAAACGCGAATCAGCTGCTGGTGTTCAAGGCTACATATCCGATTTGTCCCTAGGAATAAAATTTGTTTTGGATAATAAAATAATCAGTAAGTTATGTACGTTTTTTCTGCTTATCTATGACATAGTTCAACCTATATTTACTGTAGGTATTACCTCTATTTTTCAAAACTCAGCTTACGTATTCTGA
- a CDS encoding multidrug efflux MFS transporter — translation MKMWKKNLIVCWFGIFVASIGMSQIAPVLPLYIQHLGVQDTASITKLSGIAFGITFIVSAIFSPIWGSAADKYGRKPMILRASLGMAITIGCMGFAPNVYVLIGLRLLQGAITGYTTACTALIATQTDKENAGYALGTLSTANIAGSLLGPTIGGFIDEIFGLQSVFFITGTLLLISFITTVLFVKEDFTRKNKKVLSIKEIWDSVPEKNLTITMFITFFVLSIALYSVEPIITVYVRQLSNNSRHVALLAGVTFSASGLANIVAAPKLGKLSDKIGAHKVILVCLIGAGIIFIPQAFVRSIWQLMGLRFLLGIASAGLNPSVNIILKKITPASLTGRVFGFNMTAGYLGIFGGSLLGGQVAGYFGMRYVFFITSAFLLINAIWVYFNVYRKL, via the coding sequence ATGAAAATGTGGAAGAAGAATTTGATAGTGTGTTGGTTTGGAATATTTGTGGCAAGTATAGGAATGAGTCAAATAGCTCCAGTCTTACCACTTTACATACAGCATCTTGGAGTTCAAGATACAGCTTCAATTACAAAACTTTCAGGAATTGCCTTTGGCATAACTTTCATAGTCTCAGCTATTTTCTCACCAATTTGGGGCAGTGCTGCTGATAAATATGGAAGAAAACCAATGATACTTAGGGCAAGCCTTGGAATGGCTATAACTATAGGTTGTATGGGATTTGCACCAAATGTATATGTACTAATAGGATTAAGATTACTTCAGGGGGCAATAACAGGTTACACTACAGCTTGTACTGCCTTAATTGCAACACAAACAGATAAGGAAAATGCAGGATATGCCTTAGGTACACTTTCAACAGCCAATATTGCAGGGTCACTTCTTGGACCAACAATTGGTGGTTTTATAGATGAAATATTTGGTTTACAAAGCGTATTTTTTATAACAGGAACATTACTTTTGATTTCATTTATTACAACTGTTTTATTTGTAAAGGAAGATTTTACTCGCAAGAATAAAAAGGTACTCAGTATAAAAGAAATATGGGATTCAGTACCAGAAAAGAACTTGACTATTACAATGTTTATAACCTTTTTTGTATTATCTATTGCATTATATTCAGTTGAGCCGATCATAACAGTATATGTCAGACAATTATCCAATAATAGTAGACATGTTGCACTTCTAGCCGGAGTTACATTTTCAGCTTCAGGACTTGCAAATATAGTTGCTGCCCCGAAACTTGGAAAGCTTTCAGATAAAATAGGTGCACATAAAGTTATATTGGTATGTCTTATAGGTGCAGGAATTATTTTTATACCACAAGCTTTTGTACGAAGTATATGGCAATTAATGGGACTTAGGTTTTTATTAGGAATAGCATCTGCGGGACTTAATCCATCTGTTAATATTATATTAAAAAAAATCACACCAGCCTCTCTCACCGGTAGAGTATTTGGTTTTAACATGACAGCAGGATATTTAGGAATATTCGGAGGTTCGCTTTTAGGTGGGCAGGTAGCAGGATATTTTGGAATGAGATATGTATTTTTTATCACAAGCGCGTTCTTACTTATTAATGCAATATGGGTTTATTTTAATGTGTATAGGAAACTATAA
- a CDS encoding TetR/AcrR family transcriptional regulator, which produces MQKRNLTKEKIIQVAFSLADEIGLNQVTFPKIAGKLGIKYPSLYNHFTNMDNLKIEMTVSLLNKLNLKLMKRLIGKSGEDAIKEFAYVYKDFAFENKTSYGLFMSIPNTENAELLSLAKETTHIIHQLLEFYIEDKTLLVHKSRTLRSLLHGFVSLYSFGYFHSGEVDLEESFQSMIDDFISSLSKK; this is translated from the coding sequence ATGCAGAAACGAAACTTAACTAAAGAAAAAATTATTCAAGTTGCCTTTTCTTTAGCCGATGAAATTGGTCTTAATCAAGTTACTTTCCCAAAAATTGCTGGAAAATTAGGTATAAAATATCCATCTTTATATAATCATTTCACTAATATGGATAATCTTAAAATAGAAATGACAGTGTCCCTTTTAAATAAGTTGAATTTGAAATTAATGAAGAGATTAATTGGTAAGAGTGGCGAAGATGCAATAAAGGAATTTGCCTATGTTTATAAAGACTTTGCTTTTGAAAACAAAACTTCTTATGGACTTTTTATGAGTATTCCAAACACAGAAAATGCTGAATTATTAAGTTTAGCAAAGGAAACTACCCATATTATTCATCAACTTTTAGAATTTTATATTGAGGATAAAACCCTTTTGGTTCACAAGAGTCGTACTTTAAGAAGTCTTCTACATGGATTTGTCTCTTTATATTCTTTTGGATATTTCCATAGTGGTGAAGTAGATTTAGAAGAGAGCTTTCAATCTATGATAGATGATTTTATTTCGTCACTTTCGAAAAAGTAG
- a CDS encoding radical SAM protein codes for MKISKKDALKWFEFFSILPENEEVMTKQQEIIYATFAQIEAAIDHRNNILMSAIKDLKTLKNRTFFVGNESKFPKGCRSCLLGTGLSAIRKTNKCNAECKFCYNYGELDNIPPIGEGMWEIGDTKFYEKDIDLLLSIQQKPTGIAYVYLEPFMEIEKYYSIIKKFSDAKVYQHLYTNGISATEETLKALGEAGLDEIRFNLGASNCSNKVIENIKTAKKYIKAVGIETPMTPEFFKTFFKKKHAILETKLDFINCAELHLNENNIYNYDGENMYISRLGYISPIWSRELTLKFMKIADEENWDLVVHDCSNYTKFARGLNLSSKEGKWFGCNDYACEFSRIPYEIFLPILRDDNFKFLSEEELPDCYKPGKMIF; via the coding sequence ATGAAAATTTCAAAGAAAGATGCATTAAAATGGTTTGAGTTTTTTTCAATACTACCAGAAAATGAAGAGGTTATGACAAAGCAGCAAGAGATCATTTATGCTACCTTTGCACAGATTGAGGCAGCAATCGATCATAGAAACAATATACTGATGTCAGCAATTAAAGATCTTAAAACTCTAAAGAACAGAACCTTTTTTGTTGGAAATGAAAGCAAATTTCCAAAAGGGTGTCGCTCTTGTCTATTAGGGACTGGTCTGAGTGCAATTAGAAAAACGAACAAGTGTAATGCAGAATGTAAGTTCTGTTATAATTACGGAGAACTAGATAATATTCCTCCAATAGGGGAAGGTATGTGGGAAATAGGAGACACAAAATTTTATGAGAAAGATATTGATTTACTTCTTTCCATTCAACAGAAGCCCACTGGTATTGCCTATGTTTACTTAGAGCCATTTATGGAAATTGAAAAATACTATTCAATTATAAAGAAATTTAGTGACGCTAAGGTTTATCAACATTTATACACAAATGGTATTTCAGCTACGGAGGAAACATTAAAAGCATTAGGTGAAGCCGGTCTTGATGAGATACGTTTCAACCTGGGTGCCTCTAACTGTTCAAACAAAGTTATTGAAAATATTAAAACAGCAAAAAAATACATTAAAGCCGTAGGTATTGAAACTCCAATGACCCCCGAATTTTTTAAAACATTTTTTAAGAAAAAGCATGCAATTTTAGAAACAAAGCTCGATTTTATAAATTGTGCAGAATTGCATTTAAATGAGAATAACATATACAATTATGATGGAGAAAATATGTATATTTCAAGATTAGGCTATATTTCTCCAATTTGGAGCAGGGAATTAACTTTGAAATTCATGAAGATAGCTGATGAAGAGAACTGGGATCTAGTAGTTCACGATTGTTCTAACTATACAAAATTTGCAAGAGGCTTGAATTTGAGCAGCAAAGAAGGTAAATGGTTCGGATGCAATGATTACGCCTGTGAGTTTTCTAGAATACCATACGAAATATTTTTACCAATATTACGTGATGATAACTTTAAATTTTTAAGTGAAGAAGAATTGCCTGACTGTTACAAACCAGGGAAGATGATTTTTTAG
- the smpB gene encoding SsrA-binding protein SmpB: MKKNSGNKTLAENRKARHDYFIEESMEAGIALVGTEVKSIRAGRANLKDSYAEVRNGEIFICNMHVSPYEKGNVFNRDPLRIRRLLLHKREISRLVGFTAQQGYTLVPLALYLKNGKVKVNLAVAKGKKNYDKRDAMLEKAAKRDIDRQMKQRFR; the protein is encoded by the coding sequence ATGAAAAAGAACAGCGGAAATAAAACTCTTGCCGAGAATAGAAAGGCAAGACACGATTATTTTATAGAGGAATCAATGGAAGCTGGTATAGCTTTGGTTGGTACAGAGGTTAAATCAATAAGGGCAGGAAGGGCAAATTTGAAAGATAGTTATGCAGAGGTAAGAAATGGAGAAATATTTATCTGTAATATGCATGTTAGCCCTTATGAAAAAGGGAACGTATTTAACAGAGATCCTTTGAGAATCAGAAGACTGCTCCTTCATAAGAGAGAAATAAGCAGACTTGTCGGTTTTACAGCACAGCAGGGATATACACTTGTACCACTTGCTTTATATTTAAAGAATGGTAAGGTAAAAGTTAATTTAGCAGTAGCTAAAGGTAAAAAGAATTATGATAAGAGAGATGCAATGCTTGAAAAGGCCGCTAAAAGAGATATAGATAGACAGATGAAACAGAGATTCAGGTAG